A genome region from Gemmatimonadota bacterium includes the following:
- a CDS encoding SET domain-containing protein-lysine N-methyltransferase: protein MVETYCLFDTDWYWLPRDGFKRMDLSHFLNHSDTPNVASIEEGKWFEALRDIAAGEELTVDYGELVDDETAT, encoded by the coding sequence CTGGTCGAGACCTATTGCCTCTTCGACACTGACTGGTACTGGCTCCCCCGCGATGGCTTCAAGCGAATGGACCTCTCCCACTTCCTGAATCACTCGGACACGCCGAACGTCGCGTCGATCGAGGAGGGGAAGTGGTTCGAGGCGTTGCGCGACATCGCCGCTGGTGAGGAGCTGACGGTGGACTACGGCGAGCTGGTGGACGACGAGACCGCGACTTGA
- a CDS encoding Ig-like domain-containing protein, with translation MRAALPALVVAILACGDGAAPPQSPGGVADITIVPASALLTVGETRQFTATPRTATGDTTASVGITWSSSAPNVASVSAVGRVTATAVGEATIVASAGGISRGSRLRVEPPQVVDLVIAPDSAVIEAGDSRRFVATPRFAPGATEVPITSTWQSSAPAVAAVSSTGLVSAVSAGVALISAAYGDVRSTRAMRVVPPIIEQLALCWPMLQRGLSTPTATSCSDSLTLPPAWNAPVMLASPAKPWAEISPTAVRFEVADPTVVTFVAVDSLDYLPKGWVARALRPGTTTYTATVGTVSLRGRLTVRPLPARLTVASSDWVGGGSPRIESWGMDGTPDRLLVPGGPLIDTQSSLLRMNAGLEWSPDGSMLLFSSGARHVSLLSARGGMPRRFELQEEILSPSWDRDGTIVYSNTGGAVRRMQKDGLPANYANPNVTEPAYFVRTASNERFTFGCEMENPFYPYSENFICVQDSTRRVKIDYGMNPDWAPDESAIAFVSGSVTIVDMRTYAGRELHLPMLQRPAFAARWSRDGGSLAIVTWAGALWVVNGDGSPPMYRTATGGGRPLAVAWEP, from the coding sequence GTGCGTGCCGCGCTCCCGGCGCTGGTCGTGGCGATCTTGGCGTGCGGAGATGGTGCGGCGCCTCCCCAATCGCCTGGCGGGGTGGCCGACATCACGATCGTCCCGGCTTCGGCCCTGCTCACCGTGGGCGAGACACGGCAGTTCACCGCCACACCGCGAACCGCGACCGGCGACACGACGGCGTCGGTGGGCATCACCTGGAGTTCGAGCGCGCCGAACGTGGCCAGCGTCTCGGCCGTCGGGCGCGTGACGGCGACCGCGGTCGGCGAAGCCACCATCGTCGCCTCCGCGGGGGGCATATCGCGCGGAAGCCGCCTGCGGGTCGAGCCGCCGCAGGTGGTCGACCTCGTCATCGCCCCCGATTCGGCGGTCATCGAGGCGGGCGATTCGCGCCGCTTCGTCGCGACGCCGCGTTTTGCGCCCGGTGCCACCGAAGTCCCCATCACGTCAACGTGGCAGTCGTCGGCTCCCGCCGTCGCGGCCGTCTCTTCCACAGGGCTCGTGAGCGCGGTGAGCGCGGGAGTGGCGCTCATCAGCGCGGCTTACGGCGACGTCCGGAGCACGCGCGCGATGCGGGTGGTGCCGCCGATCATCGAGCAACTCGCGCTGTGCTGGCCGATGCTGCAACGCGGGCTGTCGACGCCGACCGCGACCAGCTGCAGCGATTCGCTCACGCTCCCGCCGGCGTGGAACGCGCCCGTCATGCTGGCGTCTCCTGCCAAGCCGTGGGCCGAGATTTCTCCCACCGCCGTACGCTTCGAGGTCGCCGATCCGACCGTCGTCACCTTCGTTGCGGTCGATTCACTCGACTACCTGCCGAAGGGGTGGGTCGCGCGTGCACTGCGCCCCGGAACGACCACGTATACCGCAACCGTCGGCACGGTGAGCCTGCGGGGTCGCCTGACCGTGCGTCCGCTCCCGGCACGGCTGACCGTCGCGTCGTCCGACTGGGTTGGGGGAGGGAGCCCGCGGATCGAATCGTGGGGGATGGATGGCACCCCCGATCGGCTCCTGGTCCCCGGCGGTCCCCTGATCGACACTCAGTCGAGCCTCCTACGCATGAACGCGGGGCTCGAGTGGTCCCCCGATGGGAGCATGTTGCTCTTTTCGAGCGGCGCGCGGCATGTCTCGCTCCTGTCGGCTCGCGGCGGCATGCCGCGCCGATTCGAGCTGCAGGAGGAGATCCTCTCGCCGTCGTGGGATCGCGATGGAACGATCGTCTACTCGAACACGGGAGGGGCGGTGCGACGCATGCAGAAGGACGGCCTCCCCGCCAACTACGCGAACCCCAATGTCACCGAGCCGGCGTACTTCGTTCGTACCGCGTCGAACGAGCGATTCACCTTCGGGTGCGAGATGGAGAATCCGTTCTATCCGTACTCCGAGAACTTCATCTGTGTGCAGGACTCCACACGCCGAGTGAAGATCGACTACGGGATGAACCCCGATTGGGCGCCGGACGAATCCGCGATCGCCTTCGTGTCGGGGAGTGTGACCATCGTCGACATGCGGACGTACGCGGGGCGCGAGCTGCACCTTCCCATGCTGCAACGACCGGCCTTCGCAGCCCGCTGGTCGCGGGATGGCGGATCGCTGGCGATCGTCACGTGGGCGGGCGCGCTCTGGGTGGTGAACGGGGATGGCTCTCCGCCGATGTACCGAACCGCCACGGGAGGGGGGCGGCCGTTGGCGGTCGCGTGGGAACCGTGA